In Flavobacterium sp. CS20, a single window of DNA contains:
- the mnmA gene encoding tRNA 2-thiouridine(34) synthase MnmA has product MKRVVVGLSGGVDSSVATYLCQKQGYDVIGLFMKNWHDDSVTISDECPWLDDSNDAMLVAEKLGIPFQTVDLSEEYKSRIVDYMFKEYQNGRTPNPDVLCNREIKFDVFLKIAESLGADYVATGHYCRKLTTENNSHKTHHLLAGSDSNKDQSYFLCQINQEQLSKILFPIGNLQKPEVRKIATQLDLTTADKKDSQGLCFVGKVKLPEFLQQQLKPKTGHVIAIDANHEMYKKVKPQNIESLTQKYQYQISDGKIVGEHPGAHFFTKGQRKGLNIGGTPEPLFVIETDVRDNTIYVGQGKSHPGLYRSGLKVKNKDVHWLREDLKLKTGEKQDYLARIRYRQPLEKATLYQEENDLFIIFKNPQMAIAEGQFVAWYKADELIGSGVIS; this is encoded by the coding sequence ATGAAACGTGTCGTTGTAGGCTTAAGTGGTGGTGTTGATTCTAGCGTAGCGACTTACCTCTGTCAAAAACAGGGTTATGATGTCATTGGCTTATTTATGAAAAACTGGCACGACGATAGTGTAACGATAAGTGATGAATGTCCGTGGTTAGATGATAGCAACGACGCCATGCTGGTTGCTGAAAAACTTGGTATTCCGTTTCAAACCGTAGATTTAAGCGAAGAATATAAATCACGAATTGTAGATTATATGTTCAAAGAATACCAAAACGGTAGAACACCCAATCCTGATGTATTGTGCAATCGTGAAATCAAATTTGATGTATTTCTTAAAATTGCCGAATCGCTCGGAGCCGATTATGTTGCTACTGGTCATTATTGCAGAAAACTCACTACTGAAAATAATTCGCACAAAACCCATCATTTATTAGCTGGTTCAGACTCAAACAAGGATCAATCTTATTTTTTATGCCAAATTAATCAAGAGCAATTGTCTAAAATATTATTTCCAATTGGTAACCTTCAAAAACCTGAAGTTCGCAAAATTGCTACTCAACTCGATTTAACCACCGCCGACAAAAAAGATTCTCAAGGCTTGTGTTTTGTCGGTAAAGTAAAATTACCTGAATTTCTTCAGCAACAACTTAAACCCAAAACAGGTCATGTCATAGCAATTGATGCAAATCATGAAATGTACAAAAAGGTTAAACCTCAAAACATAGAAAGTCTAACTCAAAAATACCAATACCAAATTAGCGATGGCAAAATAGTTGGCGAACATCCTGGTGCACATTTTTTTACTAAAGGTCAACGCAAAGGCTTAAATATTGGCGGAACCCCTGAACCGCTGTTTGTGATTGAAACCGATGTAAGAGATAATACTATTTACGTTGGTCAAGGTAAATCTCATCCTGGTTTATACCGAAGTGGTTTGAAAGTAAAAAACAAAGATGTACATTGGCTTAGGGAAGACCTAAAACTCAAAACAGGTGAAAAACAAGACTATTTAGCCAGAATCCGCTATCGTCAACCTTTAGAAAAAGCTACTTTATACCAAGAAGAAAATGACTTGTTTATTATTTTTAAAAATCCACAAATGGCTATTGCAGAAGGGCAATTTGTAGCTTGGTACAAGGCTGATGAACTTATCGGATCTGGCGTCATTTCATAA
- a CDS encoding MATE family efflux transporter produces the protein MMLATYISEFPKNFKLAFPIMLGQLGHVLVGLVDNIMVGHLGAVPLATISLGNTLVFFALFIGIGFSFAITPLVAEAEGEQNFNRGRKVFQNGVVMCSLNGVILFVLIYFTKPILFYLNQPPSVVEVAFPYLNIVAFSLIPLMVFQAFKQFADGLSLTKYAMYATLIANVLNIVLNYFLIYGIWIFPRLEIEGVAISTLISRIVMLVLLIFILKSRATLKPYFSKLIQKVDVFIFKKLLSLGFPTALQMLFEGGIFTATVILAGTLGAEVQVANQIALNLASMTFVVAVGLGVTATIRVANQKGKKQFFDMKHIANSIFFQILLIEIVFAVIFIVFRNVLPEFYIQDEEVIRFAANLLIIAALFQISDGLQVGILGALRGLQDVIVPTFICFVAYWLIGFPVSYYFGQDQRLGESGIWLGLLTGLSASALMLYVRFYIVVRRHLKKS, from the coding sequence ATAATGTTAGCGACTTACATCTCAGAATTTCCTAAAAATTTCAAACTAGCTTTTCCTATCATGTTAGGACAATTAGGACATGTTTTGGTAGGTTTGGTGGACAATATAATGGTAGGACATTTGGGTGCGGTGCCTTTAGCGACTATATCTTTAGGCAATACTTTAGTGTTTTTTGCCTTGTTTATTGGTATTGGTTTCAGTTTTGCCATTACGCCTTTGGTTGCTGAAGCTGAGGGTGAACAAAATTTTAACCGTGGTAGAAAAGTATTTCAAAATGGGGTTGTCATGTGTAGTCTCAATGGTGTGATATTGTTTGTTTTAATATATTTCACAAAACCGATTTTGTTTTATCTAAATCAACCGCCAAGTGTTGTTGAAGTCGCATTTCCTTATTTAAATATAGTTGCATTTTCTTTAATTCCGTTAATGGTTTTTCAGGCATTCAAGCAATTTGCTGATGGATTATCGTTAACAAAATATGCTATGTATGCCACTTTGATAGCTAATGTATTAAACATTGTTTTAAATTATTTTTTGATATACGGCATTTGGATTTTTCCTAGATTAGAAATAGAAGGAGTCGCTATTTCAACCTTAATCTCTAGAATAGTAATGTTGGTTTTATTAATTTTTATATTAAAGTCCAGAGCTACACTAAAGCCTTATTTTTCAAAACTCATTCAAAAAGTAGATGTATTTATATTTAAAAAATTGTTGTCGCTTGGTTTTCCAACTGCACTTCAAATGTTGTTTGAAGGTGGAATTTTTACCGCAACGGTTATATTGGCTGGCACACTTGGAGCTGAAGTTCAAGTCGCCAATCAAATAGCTTTAAACTTAGCTTCTATGACTTTTGTGGTTGCTGTTGGTTTGGGTGTTACAGCTACAATAAGGGTGGCTAATCAAAAAGGGAAGAAACAGTTTTTTGATATGAAACATATTGCTAACTCTATATTTTTTCAAATTTTATTAATTGAGATAGTATTTGCAGTAATTTTTATTGTTTTTAGAAATGTTTTGCCAGAATTTTATATCCAAGATGAAGAAGTGATTCGTTTCGCTGCTAATTTATTAATAATAGCAGCCTTATTTCAAATTAGCGATGGTTTGCAAGTAGGTATTCTTGGGGCTTTGAGAGGCTTGCAAGATGTTATTGTGCCTACTTTTATTTGTTTTGTAGCCTATTGGTTAATTGGTTTTCCGGTGTCTTACTATTTTGGACAAGATCAGCGTTTAGGAGAAAGTGGTATTTGGTTAGGTTTACTCACTGGCTTGTCGGCTTCAGCATTAATGCTTTATGTAAGATTTTATATAGTAGTCCGGCGACATCTAAAAAAATCTTAA
- a CDS encoding phosphatase PAP2 family protein — protein sequence MESLIELDKELFLYLNNLGSPNFDAFWLLVTNKFFSIPLYFIFIFLMYRSIGLKNTLISLLVVAVMIAMTDQISYAVKHSVMRLRPCREPSLSGLGRFVADCGSYGYFSGHATSSFALAIFLGLIFRKHYKYMFLLLILWAGLISYSRIYVGVHYPGDVLTGALVGALIGLICYKFYRFLILKFFSKSN from the coding sequence ATGGAGAGTCTGATTGAACTTGATAAAGAATTATTTTTATATCTCAACAACTTAGGTTCTCCAAACTTTGACGCATTTTGGTTGTTGGTAACCAATAAATTTTTTTCTATCCCGCTTTATTTCATCTTTATTTTTTTAATGTACAGAAGTATTGGACTTAAGAATACCTTGATTTCACTTTTGGTAGTAGCGGTTATGATAGCAATGACAGATCAAATATCTTATGCTGTAAAGCATTCAGTTATGCGACTTCGACCTTGTAGAGAGCCAAGTTTGTCGGGTTTAGGCAGGTTTGTTGCAGATTGTGGTTCGTATGGTTATTTTTCGGGTCATGCTACAAGTTCATTTGCATTGGCTATTTTTCTGGGTTTAATATTTAGAAAGCATTACAAGTATATGTTTCTGCTACTTATATTATGGGCAGGTTTGATTTCTTACAGTAGAATATATGTAGGTGTTCATTATCCAGGAGATGTGCTTACAGGAGCTTTAGTAGGTGCTTTGATAGGTCTGATTTGTTATAAATTTTATAGGTTTTTAATCTTAAAATTTTTTTCAAAATCAAACTAA
- a CDS encoding BamA/TamA family outer membrane protein: MEFRWQKHHSNTSLWWVSFTLRKLPVYSICKEFFGGGPNDNRGWQPYDLGAGKTNGTNDFNEANFKLSFNFEYRFNVLGNLNSALFVDAGNIWNLADNVKDKNATFDGLKDLEDLSIATGFGFRYDITFFVIRLDFGFKTYNPGDLEQKWFNDFNFNKMVFNFGINYPF, translated from the coding sequence TTGGAATTTAGGTGGCAAAAACATCATAGCAACACGAGCCTTTGGTGGGTTAGCTTTACCTTACGGAAACTCCCAGTCTATTCCATTTGCAAGGAGTTTTTTGGTGGTGGTCCAAACGATAATCGTGGTTGGCAACCTTATGACCTCGGTGCAGGAAAAACCAACGGCACAAACGATTTTAATGAGGCTAATTTTAAACTGTCATTTAACTTTGAATACCGCTTTAATGTTTTGGGAAATTTAAACTCTGCTTTGTTTGTTGATGCTGGAAATATTTGGAATCTTGCTGATAATGTCAAGGACAAAAATGCCACTTTTGATGGTTTAAAAGACCTTGAAGATTTGTCAATTGCAACGGGTTTTGGTTTTCGTTATGACATTACATTTTTTGTTATTCGATTAGATTTTGGATTTAAAACTTATAATCCTGGTGATTTGGAACAAAAATGGTTTAACGACTTTAACTTCAACAAGATGGTGTTTAATTTTGGTATCAATTACCCTTTCTAA
- a CDS encoding POTRA domain-containing protein, with amino-acid sequence MSCKSTKRLADDDFLLVQNNIDTGVDTLSSNKVKPFLELKPNSKFIFGIPLKLHIYNLAKPYPDSAFVNWLNKKPKRKKRWTNMLSEKQLKNLGLAYVNFHKGLKKSGEQPSIITEKKLEKSKEKLKSWYWNRGWFNAKVNYNVKRDTSKQKAKVNYKINPNKPYLIDSIDYNIASPQADSIYNTIKDKSAIKIGQQFNTESFKKERLRIEKYFRNHGLYNFDRDYISFIADSLNDDSHLLDIELKIKNREVKLLDTIYQEPFKVYKISEVNVFTDYDNTSNNYIAKDSTHYNQKIFFAKDKIKVSPKILSDAIFIDKGQVFSDKKRLDTYNRFSNIRVFEYPDIQYQKDPRTPEDDDLIANVFLTPKKRFGFTPNFEVSQSNIQDFGIGLNTSFLARNAFQLADILELSFRANLGSSREAASSNDQFFNITELGGSLSLSVPKVLFPFTQKIIKRDMQPFTRMSYGFNTQQNIGLDRQNHTFNFEYNWKPNRSVSNRLSLIDFQFVNNLNIDNYFNIFKNSYSELNDIAQNNIFEINQEFINPDNNDLIIPLVQMDLLTK; translated from the coding sequence ATGTCTTGTAAATCGACAAAACGCTTAGCAGATGATGATTTTTTACTCGTTCAAAACAACATTGATACGGGAGTTGATACTTTAAGTAGCAATAAAGTTAAACCCTTTTTAGAGTTAAAACCCAATTCTAAATTCATTTTTGGCATTCCACTCAAACTTCATATTTATAACCTTGCTAAACCTTATCCAGATTCAGCTTTCGTGAACTGGTTAAACAAAAAACCAAAACGAAAAAAGCGATGGACAAATATGCTTTCTGAAAAACAACTAAAAAATTTAGGTCTTGCCTATGTTAATTTTCATAAAGGTTTAAAGAAAAGTGGAGAACAACCAAGTATAATTACTGAAAAAAAATTAGAAAAATCTAAAGAAAAACTCAAGTCCTGGTATTGGAATAGAGGCTGGTTCAATGCCAAAGTAAATTATAATGTAAAACGAGATACAAGCAAACAAAAAGCTAAAGTCAATTATAAAATTAACCCCAATAAACCTTATTTGATTGACAGTATAGATTACAATATTGCTTCTCCTCAAGCCGATTCTATTTACAATACTATCAAAGACAAATCTGCTATCAAAATTGGTCAACAGTTTAATACAGAAAGTTTTAAAAAAGAGCGTTTGCGCATTGAGAAATATTTTAGAAATCACGGATTGTATAACTTTGATAGAGATTATATCAGTTTTATAGCCGATAGTTTAAATGACGATTCTCACTTGTTAGACATTGAGCTCAAAATTAAAAACCGTGAAGTCAAACTATTAGACACCATATATCAAGAGCCTTTTAAAGTGTATAAAATCAGTGAAGTCAATGTGTTTACAGATTATGACAACACATCTAACAACTATATCGCTAAAGATTCAACGCATTATAATCAAAAAATATTTTTCGCTAAAGACAAAATTAAAGTCAGCCCAAAAATATTATCAGATGCTATTTTTATTGATAAAGGGCAAGTTTTTAGCGACAAAAAAAGGCTTGACACTTACAATCGATTTTCAAATATTAGAGTTTTTGAATATCCAGACATTCAATACCAAAAAGACCCAAGAACACCTGAAGATGACGACTTGATAGCAAATGTATTTTTAACCCCCAAAAAAAGATTTGGATTTACACCAAATTTTGAAGTCTCACAAAGTAATATTCAAGACTTTGGCATAGGTTTAAACACATCATTTCTCGCAAGAAATGCATTTCAATTAGCTGACATTTTGGAATTGTCATTTAGAGCAAATTTAGGTTCCTCAAGAGAAGCTGCAAGTTCGAATGATCAATTTTTTAATATCACTGAATTGGGCGGAAGCTTAAGTTTAAGCGTGCCCAAAGTTTTATTTCCCTTTACTCAAAAAATAATAAAAAGAGATATGCAACCATTCACTCGTATGTCTTATGGTTTTAATACTCAACAAAATATAGGTTTAGATCGCCAAAACCACACCTTTAACTTTGAATATAATTGGAAACCAAACCGCAGTGTAAGCAATAGATTATCCTTAATTGATTTTCAGTTTGTAAATAATTTAAATATTGATAATTACTTTAATATTTTTAAGAATTCTTATAGCGAACTCAATGATATAGCTCAAAACAATATTTTTGAAATCAATCAAGAGTTTATCAATCCTGACAACAATGATTTGATCATTCCTTTGGTACAGATGGATTTATTAACCAAGTAG
- a CDS encoding RNA methyltransferase: MHSVSKNQQKLVNSLKNKKYRYKNGLFVVEGIKVIKEFLNSSYRLHSLFSIADIFTLENKTVNIISPEELKSISFLTTPQVAVGVFHIKKNKLLKVKSLTLALDGVRDPGNLGTIIRMCDWFGIKKIICSLDTVDCYNPKVVQASMGSLSRVKIYYEDLLEVIKKTNLPVYAADIDATSIYNSEINQKSILVMGSESHGISDKLRSCVDQTISIPQFGKNKQTESLNVAMATSIILSEFKRRTIEK; encoded by the coding sequence ATGCATTCAGTAAGCAAAAATCAACAAAAATTAGTTAATAGCCTAAAAAATAAGAAATACAGATATAAGAACGGACTTTTTGTGGTTGAAGGTATAAAGGTGATTAAAGAATTTTTAAATAGTTCTTATCGTTTGCATAGTTTATTCAGTATAGCTGATATATTCACCTTAGAAAACAAAACGGTCAACATTATTTCTCCGGAGGAGCTAAAATCTATAAGTTTTTTGACAACACCACAAGTTGCAGTCGGCGTTTTTCACATTAAAAAAAATAAACTTCTCAAAGTTAAATCTCTTACTTTAGCTTTGGATGGAGTAAGAGATCCTGGCAATTTAGGAACCATTATAAGAATGTGCGATTGGTTTGGTATCAAAAAAATTATTTGCTCACTTGATACTGTAGATTGTTATAACCCCAAGGTTGTTCAAGCTTCAATGGGGTCACTCAGTCGTGTAAAAATATATTATGAGGACTTACTCGAGGTTATTAAAAAAACAAACTTACCCGTTTATGCAGCTGACATTGATGCTACGTCTATTTACAATTCAGAAATAAATCAAAAATCTATTTTAGTAATGGGCAGCGAGTCTCACGGTATTTCTGATAAATTAAGGTCTTGCGTTGATCAAACAATAAGCATTCCTCAATTTGGTAAAAACAAACAGACTGAAAGCCTTAATGTAGCTATGGCAACTTCAATAATTTTAAGTGAATTTAAACGCCGAACTATTGAAAAGTAA
- a CDS encoding porin family protein produces the protein MKFIISLASLLMVGFLEANAQGFFNKEEVKNNRNYLEQRRWSWGYYLGFNSLDFKIDRIEESDEILVTKNIGFNVGLIGNYKINNYIDLRLEPGVIFSNRDLNFTAFGDDQVKAFRETKATYVYVPLVVKFSTKRLNNFKPFVSTGIGFAHNLSSNEDNPDDNAAGQFRMKTTNFLYEVGFGIDLYLEYFKFTPSIKGIFAINDELVRDKDPNSPWTSNIDKISSRGIFINFTFQ, from the coding sequence ATGAAATTTATTATCTCGCTAGCATCGCTATTAATGGTAGGCTTTTTAGAAGCTAATGCACAAGGTTTTTTTAATAAAGAAGAAGTTAAAAACAACCGCAATTACCTTGAACAACGCCGATGGTCTTGGGGCTATTATTTAGGCTTTAACAGCTTAGATTTTAAAATAGACCGTATAGAAGAAAGTGATGAAATTTTGGTAACCAAAAATATTGGTTTCAATGTCGGTTTGATAGGTAATTATAAAATTAACAATTATATAGATTTAAGGCTCGAACCTGGTGTGATTTTTTCAAATCGAGATTTAAATTTTACGGCTTTTGGCGATGACCAAGTCAAGGCTTTTAGAGAAACCAAAGCGACTTACGTATATGTGCCTTTGGTGGTAAAATTTTCTACCAAAAGATTAAACAACTTCAAACCCTTTGTAAGCACAGGTATTGGTTTTGCTCATAACTTGAGTAGCAATGAAGACAACCCTGATGACAATGCTGCTGGTCAATTTAGAATGAAAACCACCAACTTTTTATATGAAGTAGGTTTCGGAATTGATCTTTACTTAGAATATTTTAAGTTTACACCTTCAATAAAAGGTATTTTTGCTATAAATGATGAATTGGTGAGAGACAAAGACCCCAACAGCCCATGGACGAGCAATATTGACAAAATATCATCTCGGGGTATTTTCATCAACTTTACTTTTCAATAG
- the ubiE gene encoding bifunctional demethylmenaquinone methyltransferase/2-methoxy-6-polyprenyl-1,4-benzoquinol methylase UbiE, whose translation MHKSVKPYKNSKDKKKQQVESMFDNISSNYDGLNRVISFGIDQSWRKKVIKMIIEANAKKVLDVATGTGDLAIALVKTNIQKVVGVDISNGMLDVGRQKIKAQNLTEKIDMVQADSENLPYKDNSFDAVTVAFGVRNFENLDKGLSEIYRVLKPGGLFVVLETSNPTKFPFKQGYFAYTKYILPVIGKLFSKDKNAYQYLSESASVFPFGQAFNNILKKNGFIDVKHYPQTFGVSTIYKASK comes from the coding sequence ATGCATAAATCGGTAAAACCCTATAAAAATTCTAAAGATAAAAAAAAGCAACAGGTAGAAAGCATGTTTGACAACATATCGTCAAACTATGATGGCTTAAACCGAGTGATTTCGTTTGGCATTGACCAATCTTGGCGAAAAAAAGTTATAAAAATGATAATTGAAGCTAATGCTAAAAAGGTTTTAGATGTCGCTACAGGTACGGGAGATTTAGCTATTGCGTTGGTCAAAACTAACATCCAAAAGGTGGTTGGTGTAGATATTTCTAATGGCATGTTGGATGTGGGACGACAGAAGATAAAAGCTCAAAACTTAACTGAAAAAATTGATATGGTGCAAGCCGATTCAGAAAATTTGCCTTACAAGGACAACAGTTTTGATGCTGTTACAGTAGCTTTTGGTGTCAGGAATTTTGAAAATCTTGACAAAGGACTTTCTGAAATATATCGCGTACTCAAACCCGGTGGTTTGTTTGTGGTTTTAGAAACCTCAAATCCTACCAAATTTCCATTTAAACAAGGCTATTTTGCTTATACCAAATACATTCTACCTGTGATAGGCAAGTTGTTTTCAAAAGATAAAAATGCATACCAGTATCTCAGCGAAAGTGCTTCAGTTTTTCCTTTTGGTCAAGCTTTCAACAATATTTTAAAGAAAAATGGGTTTATAGACGTGAAACATTACCCACAAACTTTTGGGGTTTCAACCATTTATAAAGCTTCAAAATAA
- a CDS encoding glycosyltransferase family 9 protein: MKILVIQQKMIGDVLTSSLVCENLKRNYPKAEVHYLINRFTLPVVENHPFIDEFIIFEDAYRQSKIKFYKFLKHISKANYTHVFDAYGKLESLFTTRFSKAKYRYGFKKSYSAFYYTKTVAIQHVAQTEAGTAIENRLRLLQLMPKTKIFNNKPKIYLTQEEKELAKVKMKNVGLEGENCIMISALGSNDLKTYPLQYMAKILDDIVKATPVFLILNYMPVQQSKIEALINYCSQETQNKIVTDVDMTSLRDFMGICKQCIGIIGNEGGAINIAKALDVPSFSIFSPWITKEGWNSFEETHLNFSVHLKDYYSNIYKKNSKKYKNETEAMYIKLKPKLFKTKLALFLDLLLKHER, translated from the coding sequence TTGAAAATTTTAGTTATACAGCAAAAAATGATAGGCGACGTGCTGACGAGCAGTTTGGTTTGCGAAAATTTAAAACGAAATTACCCCAAGGCAGAAGTACATTATTTAATCAACAGATTTACACTTCCAGTGGTAGAAAATCATCCTTTTATTGATGAATTCATCATATTTGAAGATGCTTATCGTCAAAGCAAAATAAAGTTTTATAAGTTTTTAAAACACATTTCCAAAGCCAATTATACCCATGTTTTTGATGCTTATGGTAAGCTAGAGAGTTTATTCACGACGCGATTTTCTAAAGCAAAATACCGATATGGTTTTAAAAAATCTTACAGTGCGTTTTATTATACCAAAACTGTTGCTATTCAGCATGTGGCACAAACCGAAGCTGGCACGGCTATAGAAAATAGATTACGCCTGCTACAATTGATGCCAAAGACTAAAATCTTTAACAATAAACCCAAAATATATCTCACTCAAGAAGAAAAAGAATTAGCAAAAGTGAAGATGAAAAATGTGGGTTTGGAAGGCGAAAACTGCATCATGATAAGTGCCTTAGGTAGTAATGATTTAAAAACTTATCCTTTACAATATATGGCTAAAATTTTAGACGATATTGTCAAGGCTACGCCCGTTTTTTTAATTTTAAATTATATGCCTGTGCAACAGTCTAAAATAGAAGCCTTAATCAATTATTGTAGCCAAGAAACTCAAAACAAAATCGTGACCGATGTTGATATGACAAGCTTAAGAGATTTTATGGGAATTTGTAAACAATGTATTGGTATAATAGGAAATGAAGGTGGTGCCATCAACATAGCAAAAGCATTGGATGTACCTAGTTTTTCAATTTTTTCGCCTTGGATAACCAAAGAAGGATGGAATAGCTTTGAGGAAACACATTTAAATTTTTCTGTTCATTTAAAGGATTATTATTCAAATATTTATAAGAAGAATTCAAAAAAATATAAAAATGAGACAGAAGCGATGTATATAAAATTAAAACCAAAATTGTTTAAAACCAAACTTGCTTTATTTCTAGACTTACTTTTAAAACATGAACGCTAA
- a CDS encoding glycosyltransferase family 2 protein: MKATVIISTYNSPEWLQKVLWGYENQSVNNFDIIIADDGSKEETRTLIDRFKQNYPVKITHLWHEDKGYRRQEILNTAIVKAQHDYIIMTDGDCIPRKDFVQAHINLAEKNRFLSGGYCKLPIKTSKLIDKKDIESQDCFDVNWLNNIEKLNFSNTLKLGFSENRRKFLDKITPTKPSFNNCNSSAFKKDMIAINGYDERMKYGGPDREFGERLTNYGVKGKQIRHKAIVIHLDHPRGYKTPESLKRNLQIRKNVRQKAIKWTPFGIKK, encoded by the coding sequence ATGAAAGCAACAGTTATCATAAGCACTTACAATTCTCCAGAATGGCTTCAAAAAGTGCTTTGGGGTTATGAAAATCAATCTGTAAATAATTTTGATATCATCATTGCTGATGATGGATCCAAAGAAGAAACAAGAACACTTATAGATAGGTTTAAACAAAACTATCCTGTTAAAATCACTCATTTATGGCATGAAGATAAAGGTTATAGAAGGCAAGAAATTTTAAATACCGCTATTGTAAAAGCTCAGCATGATTATATTATTATGACCGATGGTGATTGCATCCCTAGAAAAGATTTTGTACAAGCACATATAAATTTAGCAGAAAAAAACAGATTCCTTTCTGGTGGATATTGTAAACTACCTATAAAAACAAGTAAACTGATTGACAAAAAAGATATAGAAAGCCAAGACTGTTTTGATGTCAATTGGTTAAATAATATTGAAAAGCTCAATTTTTCAAACACACTAAAACTTGGTTTTTCAGAAAATAGAAGAAAGTTTTTAGACAAAATTACACCAACTAAGCCATCTTTTAATAATTGTAATTCATCTGCCTTTAAAAAAGATATGATAGCTATAAATGGTTATGATGAGCGTATGAAGTATGGTGGACCTGATAGGGAGTTTGGAGAAAGATTAACAAATTACGGCGTAAAAGGGAAACAAATTAGACATAAAGCTATAGTAATTCACCTCGATCATCCACGAGGCTATAAAACACCAGAATCACTAAAGAGAAACCTACAAATCAGAAAAAATGTAAGACAAAAGGCAATAAAATGGACGCCTTTTGGTATAAAAAAATAA
- a CDS encoding LexA family transcriptional regulator: protein MQDRFSAIQLYQPEYNHLVNLPLADQGISAGFPSPADDFLDLSIDLNKELIKHPYATFYGRVRGDSMTGAGLDDGDLLIIDKSLEPQDGKIAVCFIDGEFTVKRIKLDTDSLWLMPENKKYKPLKVTEDNEFVIWGVVTCVIKKLAFSW, encoded by the coding sequence ATGCAAGACCGTTTTTCAGCTATACAATTATATCAACCTGAATATAATCATTTAGTCAATCTACCTTTAGCAGATCAAGGCATCAGTGCGGGTTTTCCGAGTCCAGCTGATGATTTTCTCGACTTGAGCATCGACCTTAATAAAGAACTTATCAAGCATCCGTATGCCACATTCTACGGTCGCGTACGTGGCGATAGCATGACAGGTGCAGGCTTAGACGATGGCGATTTATTGATTATAGACAAGTCTCTCGAACCTCAAGATGGCAAAATTGCTGTGTGTTTTATCGATGGTGAGTTTACGGTAAAACGCATCAAACTCGACACCGATAGTTTGTGGCTCATGCCTGAAAACAAAAAATACAAACCCCTAAAAGTTACAGAAGATAACGAGTTTGTTATTTGGGGCGTGGTAACTTGTGTGATTAAAAAGTTAGCTTTTAGTTGGTAG
- a CDS encoding DUF4113 domain-containing protein produces MQDIDHLNKSIGRHKVKFGSQDLGRVWKMRQERLSQRYSTTISESIVIKV; encoded by the coding sequence ATGCAAGACATTGACCATCTCAATAAGAGCATTGGTCGTCATAAAGTTAAATTTGGCAGTCAAGATTTAGGTCGCGTGTGGAAGATGCGTCAAGAACGATTGTCACAACGCTACAGCACCACGATTAGTGAAAGTATTGTGATTAAAGTTTAA
- a CDS encoding single-stranded DNA-binding protein, translated as MNNLRNHVQLMGRLGQDPEIINLDSGKKLAKFSLATNDYFTTAKGEKVENTDWHNIVAWGKTADVIENHVSKGQEVLIGGKLTTRSYETKDGDKRYITEVVCNNIVMTQK; from the coding sequence ATGAATAATTTACGTAACCATGTGCAATTAATGGGAAGATTAGGTCAAGACCCAGAAATCATCAACTTAGATTCTGGTAAAAAATTAGCGAAATTCAGTTTAGCTACCAACGATTATTTCACCACTGCTAAGGGTGAAAAAGTAGAAAATACCGACTGGCACAATATTGTGGCTTGGGGCAAAACTGCTGATGTTATTGAAAATCACGTCTCTAAAGGTCAAGAAGTGCTGATTGGTGGTAAACTGACTACGCGTTCTTATGAAACTAAAGACGGTGACAAACGCTACATCACTGAAGTGGTTTGCAATAATATTGTGATGACACAGAAATAG